From one Microlunatus sp. Gsoil 973 genomic stretch:
- a CDS encoding ThuA domain-containing protein, with amino-acid sequence MNNPIRVTVWGENFHENSDHDRDGMAERYPDGMHGAIASGLTKLLGDAVEVRTATRDQPEHGLTDDVLAATDVLTWWGHARHDEIDDAIVEKVHQRVLSGMGILCLHSAHFSKIFKKLMGTTCSLAWRNSNDSELVWTTSPDHPIAAGVPNPIVIEGQEMYGEYFDIPQPDELIFISSFSGGEVFRSGCTWKRGKGKVFYFSPGDQEYPVYHHPDIQRVLANAVQWAAPIPAATLQSPAVVNMAPPKFVDAKLNSE; translated from the coding sequence GTGAACAATCCGATCCGCGTCACCGTATGGGGCGAGAACTTCCACGAAAACAGCGATCATGACCGCGACGGCATGGCCGAGCGGTATCCCGATGGTATGCACGGCGCCATCGCCTCGGGACTGACCAAGTTGCTGGGCGATGCCGTCGAGGTCCGGACCGCCACCCGCGACCAACCCGAGCACGGCCTCACCGACGACGTGCTGGCCGCCACCGACGTACTGACCTGGTGGGGTCATGCCCGCCACGACGAGATCGACGACGCCATCGTCGAGAAGGTCCACCAGCGGGTGCTCAGCGGGATGGGCATCCTGTGCCTGCACTCCGCGCACTTCTCCAAGATCTTCAAGAAGCTGATGGGCACCACCTGCTCACTGGCCTGGCGGAACAGCAACGACTCCGAACTGGTCTGGACGACCTCGCCCGACCACCCGATCGCCGCCGGCGTACCGAACCCGATCGTCATCGAGGGCCAGGAGATGTACGGCGAGTACTTCGACATCCCGCAGCCCGACGAACTGATCTTCATCTCCTCGTTCTCCGGCGGCGAGGTGTTCCGCTCCGGCTGCACCTGGAAGCGGGGCAAGGGCAAGGTCTTCTACTTCTCGCCGGGCGACCAGGAATACCCCGTCTACCACCATCCCGACATCCAGCGGGTGCTGGCCAACGCCGTACAGTGGGCCGCGCCCATCCCGGCGGCGACCCTGCAGTCCCCGGCGGTGGTGAACATGGCGCCGCCGAAGTTCGTCGACGCGAAGCTCAACTCAGAGTAG
- a CDS encoding Gfo/Idh/MocA family protein, giving the protein MNNPITTTPIGGPNLRAGVIGLGWAGQQHLDGYNRASGVDLVGLAGLETEHLQRLGDQYAIEHRYADWADLFAGTELDVVSVCTPPSLHAPISIAALEAGIHVLSEKPMALDSRSARQMVDAAKANGRILEVSFNHRRKAEVTAAKDLIDRGLLGRIYYAKAGWMRHSGIPGLGSWFTRKATAGGGPMMDIGVHMLDMALYLMGEPSVQTVSASTYAEFGPRGRGGANWGISSKTGGDGTTSYEVEDLATAFVRMSDGATLLLESSWAQGIGHDDMYVTLFGTEGGAELTWNRGGPQIRAWTQVEGVDAQLEPRIGANGGHAEAVADFVAAVRAEQLDGHQGDEALTRALIVDAAYRSADNSAEIRLEPGSAA; this is encoded by the coding sequence ATGAACAATCCGATCACCACAACTCCGATCGGCGGGCCGAATCTTCGCGCCGGCGTGATCGGTCTCGGCTGGGCCGGGCAACAGCACCTGGACGGCTACAACAGGGCCAGCGGCGTCGACCTGGTCGGCCTGGCCGGTCTGGAGACAGAGCACCTGCAGCGGCTCGGTGACCAGTACGCCATCGAGCACAGGTACGCCGACTGGGCCGATCTGTTCGCCGGCACCGAACTGGACGTCGTCAGCGTCTGCACCCCGCCGTCGCTGCACGCACCGATCTCGATCGCGGCGCTGGAGGCCGGCATCCACGTGCTGTCGGAGAAACCGATGGCCCTGGACTCGAGGTCGGCCCGGCAGATGGTCGACGCGGCGAAGGCCAACGGCCGGATCCTCGAGGTCTCGTTCAACCATCGCCGCAAGGCGGAGGTGACCGCGGCCAAGGACCTGATCGACCGCGGCCTGCTCGGCCGGATCTATTACGCCAAGGCCGGCTGGATGCGCCACTCCGGGATCCCGGGTCTGGGAAGTTGGTTCACCCGCAAGGCCACCGCAGGCGGCGGTCCGATGATGGACATCGGCGTACACATGCTGGACATGGCGCTCTACCTGATGGGCGAGCCGAGTGTGCAGACCGTCAGCGCCAGCACCTACGCCGAATTCGGTCCCCGCGGTCGCGGCGGCGCGAACTGGGGCATCAGCAGCAAGACCGGCGGCGACGGCACGACGTCCTACGAGGTCGAGGACCTGGCAACCGCCTTCGTCCGGATGTCCGACGGGGCAACCCTGCTGCTGGAAAGCAGCTGGGCGCAGGGCATCGGCCACGACGACATGTACGTCACCCTGTTCGGCACCGAGGGCGGGGCCGAACTGACCTGGAACCGGGGCGGCCCCCAGATCAGGGCCTGGACCCAGGTCGAGGGCGTCGACGCCCAGCTGGAACCGCGGATCGGGGCCAACGGCGGACACGCCGAGGCGGTCGCCGATTTCGTCGCCGCCGTACGGGCCGAGCAGCTTGACGGTCACCAGGGCGACGAGGCGTTGACCCGTGCGCTGATCGTCGACGCGGCCTACCGGTCGGCCGACAACTCCGCCGAGATCCGGTTGGAACCCGGGTCGGCCGCCTGA
- the serA gene encoding phosphoglycerate dehydrogenase, with protein sequence MKALLLENIHSEARRLLTARGYEVEVRKGALDGAELVEALQGVDLLGIRSKTHLTRDVLERAPQLLAVGAFCIGTNQIDLTAAAERGVAVFNAPFSNTRSVVELAIAEIIAMARHLTDKNAALHAGVWEKSAKGAHEVRGRTLGIVGYGNIGSQLSVIAEALGMQVYFYDIADKLALGNARRCNSLDELLETAETISLHVDGRAGNAGLFGAEQFARMRPRSLFLNLCRGFVVDHEALRDALLSGHLAGAAIDVFPEEPKTAGDPFVSLLQGIPNVILTPHVGGSTEEAQTDIGQYVAGKLRDYVADANTTMSVNLPQVAVTECRAKARILHVHQNVPGVLATTNGVLADFGANIESQTLSTRGNLGVVVTDVGSELSDELIEKLRQLPETVSLRVITNQH encoded by the coding sequence GTGAAGGCGCTGCTCCTGGAGAACATCCATTCCGAGGCCCGTCGGCTGCTGACCGCGCGCGGGTACGAGGTCGAGGTGCGCAAGGGCGCCCTCGACGGTGCCGAGCTGGTCGAGGCGCTGCAGGGCGTCGACCTGCTGGGTATCCGATCCAAGACCCATCTGACCCGAGACGTGTTGGAGCGGGCGCCGCAGTTGCTGGCCGTCGGCGCGTTCTGCATCGGGACGAACCAGATCGATCTCACCGCGGCCGCCGAACGGGGAGTGGCGGTGTTCAACGCCCCCTTCTCCAACACCCGCAGCGTGGTCGAGCTGGCGATTGCCGAGATCATCGCCATGGCCCGCCACCTCACCGACAAGAACGCCGCCTTGCACGCCGGAGTCTGGGAAAAGTCCGCCAAGGGCGCTCACGAGGTACGCGGCCGCACCCTCGGCATCGTCGGCTACGGCAACATCGGCAGCCAGCTGTCGGTGATCGCCGAGGCGCTAGGCATGCAGGTGTATTTCTACGACATCGCCGACAAGTTGGCGCTCGGCAACGCCCGCCGCTGCAACAGCCTTGACGAACTGTTGGAGACGGCCGAGACGATCAGCCTGCACGTGGACGGCCGCGCCGGGAACGCCGGCCTGTTCGGCGCCGAGCAGTTCGCCAGGATGCGGCCGCGCAGCCTCTTCCTCAACCTCTGCCGCGGTTTCGTCGTCGACCACGAAGCCCTCCGCGACGCCCTGCTCAGCGGACATCTCGCCGGAGCCGCGATCGACGTCTTCCCCGAGGAGCCCAAGACGGCCGGCGACCCGTTCGTGTCACTGCTGCAAGGGATCCCGAACGTCATCCTGACCCCGCACGTCGGCGGGTCGACAGAGGAGGCGCAGACCGACATCGGCCAGTACGTCGCCGGCAAGCTGCGCGACTACGTCGCCGACGCCAACACGACGATGTCGGTGAACCTGCCGCAGGTGGCCGTCACCGAATGCCGGGCCAAGGCGCGCATCCTGCATGTGCATCAGAACGTTCCCGGCGTCCTGGCCACGACCAACGGCGTGCTGGCCGACTTCGGCGCGAACATCGAGAGTCAGACACTGAGCACCAGGGGCAATCTCGGTGTCGTGGTCACCGACGTGGGTTCGGAACTGTCCGACGAGTTGATCGAGAAGCTGCGGCAGCTGCCCGAGACGGTCTCCCTGCGGGTGATCACCAACCAGCACTGA
- the dgoD gene encoding galactonate dehydratase — protein sequence MVITGLETFIVEPRWLFLAIRTDEGVTGWGEPIVEGKAATVAAAIQEMSGQLIGKDPGPIEDHWQTLIKGGFYRGGPVLSSAVAGIDQALWDIKGKSLGVPIHELLGGPVRHSQRVYGWIGGDEPGQLAESALQRVEQGYNAVKMNGGGRMRALESRAEIKGIVARVTAVREAVGDAVDIGIDFHGRFSPALARVACQALEPLNPLFVEEPVVPELQLDLAKITEATTIPIATGERLYSRWDFREVLRTGIAVVQPDLSHAGGISECRRIAAAAETYGVSLAPHCPLGPIAFAACLQVDFASPNAIIQETSLGIHYNAGSSELGDYLVDPGVFDFADSSIARLTGPGLGIEIDEGAVRKAAKASHDWHNPVWRHQDGSFAEW from the coding sequence ATGGTGATCACTGGGCTGGAAACGTTCATTGTCGAACCCCGCTGGCTGTTCCTGGCGATCCGCACCGACGAAGGCGTCACCGGATGGGGTGAACCGATCGTCGAGGGCAAGGCTGCGACCGTCGCGGCGGCGATCCAGGAGATGTCCGGACAGTTGATCGGCAAGGATCCCGGCCCGATCGAAGATCATTGGCAGACGCTGATCAAGGGTGGCTTCTACCGCGGCGGCCCGGTGCTCTCCAGCGCGGTGGCAGGCATCGACCAGGCGCTGTGGGACATCAAGGGCAAGTCCCTGGGCGTACCGATCCACGAACTCCTCGGCGGCCCCGTCCGGCACAGCCAACGGGTGTACGGCTGGATCGGTGGCGATGAGCCGGGCCAGCTCGCCGAATCGGCACTGCAGCGCGTCGAACAGGGTTACAACGCCGTCAAGATGAACGGCGGCGGAAGAATGCGCGCGCTGGAGTCTCGGGCCGAGATCAAGGGCATCGTGGCACGGGTGACCGCGGTCCGGGAGGCGGTCGGCGACGCCGTCGACATCGGCATCGACTTCCACGGCCGGTTCTCCCCCGCCCTGGCGCGGGTCGCCTGCCAGGCACTGGAACCGCTGAACCCGCTCTTCGTCGAGGAACCGGTGGTCCCGGAGCTGCAGCTCGACCTGGCCAAGATCACCGAGGCGACGACGATCCCGATCGCGACGGGTGAACGGCTCTATTCACGCTGGGACTTCCGCGAGGTGCTGCGCACCGGCATCGCGGTTGTCCAACCTGATCTTTCCCATGCCGGCGGCATCTCCGAATGTCGCCGGATCGCCGCCGCGGCGGAGACGTACGGGGTGTCGCTCGCCCCGCACTGTCCGCTCGGACCGATCGCCTTCGCCGCCTGCCTCCAGGTCGACTTCGCCAGCCCGAACGCGATCATCCAGGAGACCAGCCTGGGCATCCACTACAACGCCGGCAGCTCGGAGTTGGGCGACTACCTGGTCGATCCCGGGGTGTTCGACTTCGCCGACAGTTCGATCGCCCGGCTCACCGGCCCGGGCCTGGGCATCGAGATCGACGAAGGCGCGGTACGCAAGGCAGCCAAGGCCAGCCACGACTGGCACAACCCGGTCTGGCGGCATCAGGACGGATCCTTCGCCGAGTGGTGA
- a CDS encoding 3-hydroxybutyrate dehydrogenase, which yields MTGTVDLTGRTAMVTGGAAGIGEACARALADAGAAVTIADRDAEGARRVADAIDGTVWQVDLLDTGSLESRRLDCDILINNAGIQTVAPIEQFEPNAFRRILTIMLEAPFLLIRAALPHMYRTGWGRVINISSVHGLRASAYKSAYVAAKHGLEGLSKVTATEGGAHGVTSNCISPGYVRTALVEGQIADQARTHGIDEDEVVEKVMLTHSAIKKLIDPADVGALALWLCGDAASMITGASYTMDGGWSAT from the coding sequence ATGACTGGGACTGTCGACCTGACCGGGCGTACCGCAATGGTGACCGGCGGCGCAGCGGGGATCGGCGAGGCATGCGCCAGGGCGCTGGCCGACGCCGGTGCTGCGGTGACGATCGCCGACCGGGACGCCGAGGGCGCGCGCCGCGTTGCCGATGCGATCGACGGAACCGTCTGGCAGGTCGACCTGCTGGACACCGGATCGCTGGAATCCCGCCGGCTGGACTGCGACATCCTGATCAACAACGCCGGGATCCAGACCGTCGCACCGATCGAGCAGTTCGAGCCGAACGCGTTCCGGCGGATCCTGACGATCATGCTCGAGGCGCCGTTCCTGTTGATCAGGGCCGCGCTGCCACACATGTACCGGACCGGCTGGGGTCGGGTGATCAACATCTCGTCGGTGCACGGGCTGCGGGCGTCGGCGTACAAGAGCGCCTATGTCGCGGCCAAGCACGGTCTCGAGGGTCTGTCCAAGGTCACCGCGACCGAAGGCGGTGCGCACGGGGTGACCAGCAACTGCATCAGTCCCGGCTACGTCCGGACCGCGCTGGTCGAGGGCCAGATCGCCGATCAGGCCAGGACACACGGAATCGATGAGGACGAGGTCGTGGAGAAGGTGATGTTGACCCACTCCGCGATCAAGAAGCTGATCGATCCGGCCGACGTCGGCGCGCTGGCCCTGTGGCTGTGCGGCGACGCCGCGTCGATGATCACCGGCGCCTCCTACACCATGGACGGCGGCTGGTCGGCCACCTGA
- the hisN gene encoding histidinol-phosphatase, with product MPAVSTDKLTDDLRLAHLLADDADSITMSRFKALDLHVTAKPDLTPVTDADTSVEEALRRTLGRARPRDAVHGEEMDDTGWGPRRWVIDPIDGTKNFVRGVPVWATLIALMIEGQPVVGVVSAPALGRRWWANLDGGAYMGKSLMSASPIHVSDVAKISDASLSYSSLDGWITSGIGQGFVDLLRDCWRTRAFGDFWSYMLLAEGAVDLACEPELALHDMAACSIIVTEAGGTFTDLEGNPGPNGTGAYASNGRLHEELLGRLAPEPED from the coding sequence ATGCCTGCTGTGTCCACCGACAAGTTGACCGATGATCTGCGGCTTGCCCATCTGCTGGCCGACGATGCTGATTCGATCACGATGAGCCGGTTCAAGGCACTCGACCTGCACGTCACCGCCAAGCCGGATCTGACTCCGGTCACCGATGCCGACACCTCGGTCGAGGAGGCGCTGCGGCGCACCCTCGGCAGGGCCAGGCCGCGGGATGCGGTCCACGGTGAGGAGATGGACGACACCGGCTGGGGTCCGCGCCGCTGGGTGATCGACCCGATCGACGGGACCAAGAACTTCGTCCGCGGCGTGCCGGTCTGGGCGACGCTGATCGCGCTGATGATCGAGGGCCAACCGGTGGTCGGCGTGGTCAGTGCACCGGCACTGGGGCGGCGCTGGTGGGCCAACCTGGACGGGGGCGCGTACATGGGCAAATCGTTGATGTCGGCGAGCCCGATCCACGTATCCGACGTGGCCAAGATCTCCGACGCGTCGTTGAGCTATTCGTCGCTGGACGGCTGGATCACCTCGGGCATCGGCCAGGGGTTCGTCGACCTGCTGCGCGACTGCTGGCGTACTCGGGCGTTCGGTGACTTCTGGTCCTACATGTTGCTGGCCGAGGGCGCTGTTGATCTTGCCTGTGAACCGGAACTCGCGCTGCACGACATGGCGGCCTGTTCGATCATCGTCACCGAGGCCGGCGGCACCTTCACCGATCTGGAAGGCAATCCGGGTCCGAACGGCACCGGGGCGTACGCCTCCAACGGTCGGCTGCACGAGGAATTGCTGGGCCGGCTGGCACCAGAACCCGAGGATTGA
- the rsgA gene encoding ribosome small subunit-dependent GTPase A: protein MTPRVVGEDDHARFERPKRRTRPRTKLRPDYSDAEVGMVITIDRGRYTCLVGEDGDTREVIATKARQLGRKGVIVGDRARLVGDTSGAEGTLARIVEVLDRDSVLRRTADDDDPYERPIVANATQLVIVTALADPPPRTGMIDRVLVAGYDAGLQPLLCLTKADLGSPEELVAMYGPLDVPIEVTRPGADLTGLRRRLAGHRSVFIGHSGVGKSTLVNALIPDANRSTGVVNEVTGKGRHTSTAAYAIRLPQVPGIEGDSGWVIDTPGVRSFGLSHVSRDRIVAAFDDLPQYVADCPRGCTHEAGAEECGLDAAVARGDLSAERLASFRRMLVGERGGPGS, encoded by the coding sequence GTGACGCCCCGCGTGGTCGGCGAAGATGATCATGCCCGTTTCGAGCGACCGAAACGACGCACCCGGCCACGTACCAAGCTCAGACCGGACTATTCCGACGCCGAGGTCGGGATGGTGATCACCATCGATCGCGGCCGCTACACCTGCCTGGTCGGCGAGGACGGCGACACCCGGGAGGTGATCGCCACCAAGGCGAGGCAGCTGGGACGTAAGGGTGTCATTGTCGGTGACCGCGCCCGGTTGGTCGGCGACACGTCAGGTGCCGAGGGCACGCTGGCGCGGATCGTCGAAGTGCTGGATCGGGACTCGGTGCTACGGCGTACTGCGGACGACGACGACCCGTACGAGCGGCCGATCGTCGCCAATGCCACCCAACTGGTCATCGTCACGGCACTGGCTGACCCGCCGCCACGGACCGGGATGATCGACCGCGTTCTGGTCGCCGGTTACGACGCCGGTCTGCAGCCGTTGCTGTGTCTGACCAAGGCCGATCTCGGCTCGCCCGAGGAATTGGTGGCGATGTACGGACCGCTCGACGTGCCCATCGAGGTGACCCGGCCGGGCGCGGACCTGACGGGGCTGCGCCGTCGGCTGGCCGGCCACCGCAGCGTGTTCATCGGGCATTCCGGTGTCGGCAAGTCAACCCTGGTCAACGCCCTGATCCCCGACGCGAACCGGAGCACAGGCGTGGTCAACGAGGTGACCGGGAAGGGGCGGCACACCTCGACGGCGGCGTACGCGATCCGTCTGCCGCAGGTGCCTGGGATCGAGGGCGACTCCGGTTGGGTGATCGACACCCCCGGGGTCCGGTCCTTCGGACTGAGCCACGTGTCGCGGGACCGGATCGTGGCGGCCTTCGACGATCTGCCGCAGTACGTCGCGGACTGTCCGCGGGGCTGCACCCACGAGGCCGGCGCGGAGGAATGCGGCCTGGACGCGGCGGTGGCTCGTGGCGACCTGTCGGCCGAGCGGCTGGCATCCTTCCGCAGGATGCTGGTGGGAGAACGTGGTGGACCGGGCTCCTAG
- the aroA gene encoding 3-phosphoshikimate 1-carboxyvinyltransferase, which produces MSTSSSGRIDRPALIDPDEISGAMPEPQPWTAPLAPVPLNATVTIPGSKSETNRALILAALADGPSVITGGLDARDTQLMRQALRALGVRIEENGDRWEVTPPEVFAAAEEIDCGLAGTVMRFVPPLAALAAGTTRFDGDEGARIRPMAGLLDGLIAAGASIDRGANGLPFTITGRPDLPGGQVVIDSSASSQFVSGLLLAGTRFADGLDLRHEGPSVPSRPNIDMTVQMLRDRGVRIEQPEPDHWIVSPGTIAGGEFVIEPDLANAAPFLAAAAVTGGRISVPRWPAKSNQPGAAIADLLALFGAEVSLDGDVLTVRGTDKLEAVDLDLHDASELTTVVAVLAALADHTSHIHGVAHIRGHETDRLAALETDLDGVGADVRQTDDGLVIRPKLLRSNTWLTFADHRMVTAGALLGLVIDDIELDDVGCVAKTMPDFVDLWTTMLADSVAAEEEAGRA; this is translated from the coding sequence GTGAGCACATCCAGCTCGGGCAGAATTGATCGACCCGCACTGATCGATCCCGACGAGATATCTGGAGCCATGCCCGAACCGCAACCTTGGACCGCGCCGCTGGCTCCGGTCCCGCTGAACGCAACCGTCACGATTCCCGGATCGAAGTCCGAGACCAACCGCGCTCTGATCCTGGCGGCGCTGGCCGACGGGCCGTCGGTGATCACCGGCGGGCTGGACGCCCGCGACACCCAGCTGATGCGTCAAGCGCTCCGGGCACTCGGCGTACGGATCGAGGAGAACGGCGACCGCTGGGAGGTCACGCCGCCCGAGGTCTTCGCAGCCGCGGAGGAGATCGACTGCGGGCTGGCCGGGACCGTGATGCGGTTCGTTCCCCCCTTGGCCGCCCTGGCTGCCGGCACAACGCGGTTCGACGGTGACGAGGGCGCCAGGATCCGGCCGATGGCCGGGCTGTTGGACGGCCTGATCGCCGCCGGCGCAAGCATCGACCGGGGCGCCAATGGCCTGCCGTTCACCATCACCGGACGCCCGGACCTGCCCGGCGGCCAGGTCGTCATCGACTCCTCGGCGAGCAGCCAGTTCGTCTCCGGCCTGTTGCTCGCCGGAACACGGTTCGCCGACGGTCTCGATCTGCGGCACGAAGGGCCGTCGGTACCAAGCCGACCCAACATCGACATGACAGTGCAGATGCTGCGCGACCGCGGCGTACGCATCGAGCAGCCGGAACCTGATCACTGGATCGTCTCCCCCGGCACCATCGCCGGCGGTGAGTTCGTGATCGAGCCGGATCTTGCCAATGCCGCGCCCTTCCTGGCCGCGGCCGCGGTGACCGGCGGCCGGATCAGCGTGCCGCGCTGGCCGGCGAAGTCCAACCAGCCTGGTGCCGCGATCGCCGACCTGCTCGCCCTTTTCGGCGCGGAGGTCAGCCTTGACGGCGATGTACTGACCGTCCGCGGCACCGACAAGCTCGAGGCCGTCGACCTTGATCTGCACGACGCCTCGGAGTTGACCACGGTCGTAGCGGTGCTCGCGGCCCTGGCCGACCACACCAGCCACATCCACGGGGTGGCCCACATCCGCGGCCACGAGACCGACCGGCTGGCGGCGCTGGAGACAGATCTCGACGGTGTCGGCGCGGATGTCCGGCAGACCGACGACGGACTGGTCATCCGTCCCAAACTGCTGCGCAGCAACACCTGGCTCACCTTCGCCGATCACCGGATGGTCACCGCCGGTGCCCTGCTCGGTCTGGTGATCGACGACATCGAATTGGACGACGTCGGCTGCGTTGCCAAGACGATGCCCGACTTCGTCGATCTGTGGACGACGATGCTGGCCGACAGCGTGGCGGCGGAAGAAGAGGCTGGTCGGGCGTGA
- a CDS encoding DoxX family membrane protein — protein sequence MTLLRAVGRTMMSSYFVFSGIRAIRKPEDFVADAQPLTDRLVPAAKRFAPDEVAEFIPEDTAMLVRINGAVQVAGGLALATGKGRRLGAGLLALSLVPTTIARHPFWSKSDPDERVHERQQFIKNVGLLGGVIIASRDTEGKPGIVWRANEGRELAVRRTRKAKKNAKKALKKNRGKDTAAAIGTGLTAVSEVLGEAVEEVVAEGRKARKQAAKRAKEARREATKRAEEAQKAARRSAKKGAKKVRKSTGDVQKKALSAAEDAGKNVRKFTGEAKAQLGEHIQLGQN from the coding sequence ATGACTCTGTTGCGGGCCGTCGGCCGAACCATGATGTCCAGCTACTTCGTGTTCAGCGGCATCCGAGCCATACGCAAGCCCGAGGATTTCGTCGCCGACGCGCAACCGCTGACCGATCGGCTGGTGCCGGCCGCCAAGCGCTTCGCCCCGGACGAGGTGGCCGAGTTCATTCCCGAGGACACCGCAATGCTGGTCCGGATCAACGGCGCCGTCCAGGTGGCCGGGGGGCTCGCCCTGGCCACCGGCAAGGGCCGTCGGCTCGGAGCCGGGCTGCTCGCGCTGTCGTTGGTGCCGACGACGATCGCCCGACACCCCTTCTGGAGCAAGTCGGACCCCGACGAGCGGGTCCACGAGCGGCAGCAGTTCATCAAGAACGTCGGTCTGCTCGGTGGTGTGATCATCGCCTCCAGGGACACCGAGGGCAAGCCCGGCATCGTGTGGCGGGCGAACGAGGGCCGCGAACTGGCCGTCCGGCGTACCCGCAAGGCGAAGAAGAACGCGAAGAAGGCGCTCAAGAAGAACCGTGGCAAGGACACCGCCGCGGCGATCGGCACCGGTCTGACCGCCGTGAGCGAGGTGCTCGGCGAGGCGGTCGAGGAGGTCGTCGCCGAGGGACGGAAGGCGCGCAAACAGGCCGCGAAACGGGCCAAGGAGGCTCGTCGGGAGGCGACGAAGCGCGCCGAGGAGGCGCAGAAGGCGGCACGCAGGTCGGCCAAGAAGGGCGCGAAGAAGGTGCGGAAGTCGACCGGCGACGTCCAGAAGAAGGCCTTGAGCGCGGCCGAGGACGCGGGCAAGAACGTCCGGAAGTTCACCGGAGAGGCCAAGGCCCAACTCGGTGAGCACATCCAGCTCGGGCAGAATTGA
- a CDS encoding SOS response-associated peptidase: protein MCGRYASSASPDELAEEYEVDDIIGELPGPDYNVAPTVEVPAILERSVKSDGQDTGDVRRRLTPLTWGLVPSWAKARNTGAKMINARVETVASKPAFKRACAVRRCLLPADGYYEWYELRTPGVNGGKPRKQPFFIHRADGERLAMAGLYEIWRDPTKDRDDDSAWLRTCTVITTQATDAVGHIHDRMPMVITPERWDAWLDPKQTDPDAARQLLAVTEPALLEAYAVAPLVSNVKNNGPELVRPLAEVDQPAEETLF, encoded by the coding sequence ATGTGCGGCAGATATGCGTCCTCGGCCTCCCCCGACGAGTTGGCCGAGGAGTACGAGGTCGACGACATCATCGGAGAACTCCCCGGGCCCGACTACAACGTCGCCCCCACCGTCGAGGTGCCGGCGATCTTGGAACGCAGCGTCAAGTCCGACGGCCAGGACACCGGTGATGTGCGGCGTCGGCTGACCCCGCTGACCTGGGGACTTGTGCCGTCCTGGGCCAAGGCGCGCAACACCGGCGCGAAGATGATCAACGCCCGGGTCGAGACGGTCGCCTCCAAGCCGGCGTTCAAACGCGCCTGCGCGGTGCGCCGTTGTCTGCTGCCCGCCGACGGCTATTACGAGTGGTACGAACTCAGGACGCCGGGAGTCAACGGGGGCAAGCCGCGCAAACAGCCGTTCTTCATCCACCGCGCCGACGGTGAACGGCTGGCCATGGCGGGGTTGTACGAGATCTGGCGGGATCCGACGAAGGATCGCGACGACGATTCCGCCTGGCTGCGCACCTGCACGGTGATCACCACCCAGGCGACCGACGCCGTCGGACACATCCACGACCGGATGCCGATGGTGATCACTCCGGAACGCTGGGACGCCTGGCTCGATCCGAAGCAGACCGATCCGGACGCCGCCCGGCAGTTGCTTGCCGTGACCGAACCGGCGCTGCTCGAGGCGTACGCGGTCGCGCCGCTGGTCAGCAACGTCAAGAACAACGGCCCGGAATTGGTGCGGCCGCTGGCCGAAGTGGACCAGCCCGCCGAGGAGACCTTGTTCTGA
- a CDS encoding alpha/beta family hydrolase, with product MPPRTRNRHLDIETPEGPGRFWIADADTPAALLIMGHGAGGGVDAVDLSVLASRLPDHGVTVARFEQPWRLAGKKVASPPPRLDTAWNAAVPSLLTELPGLPYYFGGRSAGARVACRTAPGFPDVRGVVCCAFPLHPPGRPDRSRAAELLGAALPRLVVQGERDSFGTAEELGDLVAPGDTVSIVAVPGADHSMKTAKSAPISPAQVRDLITDAVLGFVAE from the coding sequence ATGCCGCCGCGGACACGCAACCGTCACCTGGACATCGAGACGCCCGAGGGGCCCGGCCGGTTCTGGATCGCCGATGCCGATACGCCGGCCGCGTTGTTGATCATGGGTCATGGCGCCGGAGGCGGGGTCGATGCCGTCGATCTTTCTGTGCTGGCCAGTCGGTTGCCCGATCACGGTGTCACGGTGGCCCGGTTCGAGCAGCCCTGGAGACTGGCCGGGAAGAAGGTGGCCAGCCCGCCTCCCCGGTTGGACACCGCGTGGAACGCGGCCGTTCCGTCGCTGCTGACCGAACTGCCTGGGCTCCCGTACTACTTCGGCGGCCGCAGCGCCGGCGCCCGGGTCGCCTGCCGGACGGCGCCCGGCTTCCCCGATGTCCGCGGGGTGGTCTGTTGCGCATTCCCGCTGCACCCACCGGGCCGACCCGACCGCAGCAGGGCCGCGGAACTGCTCGGCGCCGCACTACCGCGGCTGGTCGTTCAGGGGGAGCGGGACAGCTTCGGCACCGCCGAGGAGCTAGGGGACCTGGTTGCACCCGGCGACACGGTCTCGATCGTCGCTGTGCCGGGCGCCGACCACTCGATGAAGACTGCGAAGTCCGCCCCGATCAGCCCGGCGCAGGTCCGAGACCTGATCACCGACGCTGTCCTCGGGTTCGTCGCGGAGTGA